The following DNA comes from Amycolatopsis albispora.
CCTGGTGCTGGCCAACTTCGCCGCGATCGCGGCCACGGTCTACGTCGTGGGCAGGCACGTGTGGCCCGCGGGCGGCCCCCGTGGCGCGATCATGATCGCCGCCGCGACCACGCCGTTGTCGGTTTTCCTCGAACCGGTCAGCGACACCTTCTCCTTCGGCCAGGTCAACCTGCTGCTGATGGGCCTGGTCGCGGTCGATTGCCTGGCGCCGAAAACCTGGTGGCCACGCGGGATCGGCGTCGGCATCGCCGCGGCGATCAAGCTCACGCCCGCCGCCTTTGTCCTCTACTTCCTGCTGCGCAAGGACTACCGGGCGGCGATCGTGGCCGCGGTGACCGGCGCCGTCGCCACCGTCGCCGGGTTCGCCGTCGACTTCGCCGGGTCGGTGAAGTTCTGGACCGGCGGTTCCGAGGGCCTCGCCGAGGTCAGCGGCTCACCGTTCCGCACCAACCAGGCGATCGAAGCCGCGCTGGCGCGGTTCGGCCTCTCCCCCGCCGACGTCACGGTGTGGTGGATCGTGCTCGGCCTGCTCGTGCTCGGCGTGACGATCGTGGCGATGCGGCGCGCTGACCCGGCACCGGCCCTGCTGGCCAACGCCGCGCTCGCGCTGGTCATCTCCCCGACCTCCTGGTCGCACCACTGGGTGTGGGTGGTGCCCGCGCTGGTGGTGATGCTCGCCTACGTGGTGCGCCGACTGACCGAAAACTCACTCGCCGCGATCGGCTGGTTCACCGCCGCGCTGCTCACCACGATCGCGTTCACCCTCGCGCCGTTCCACGAACTGCCCGGCTACAACGACAAGGAACTGCTGTGGACCACCGGCCAGCAGTTCGCCGGGAACAGCTACCTGCTGCTGGCGCTGACCTTCCTGATCTGCCTCGCGCTGCCCGCGCTCAGGACCGCAGGCGCGCGCGCTCGCGCTGCCAATCGCTGACCGACTCGAGACCGGCCTCGATTTCCGCGCGCAGCAACGACTTCTGCTGCGCGGCCACCGCAGGGCCGAGCAGTTCGGAGCATTCGGCCAGTGCCTCCCACGGGCTGCCTGCCAGCTCGCCGCACACCTCGCCCTCGGCCGGCGGTGCCAGGTTCTCGTCGAGACCGGTGATGCCCGCCGCGAGCAGGGCCGCGAGGACCAGGTGTGGTTGCGCGTCGGCGCCGGCGAACCGGAACTCCAGGCGCGGGGTGTCCCCACCGGCCACCCGCACCGCCGCCGTCCGGTCGTCAGTCCCCCAGCGCAGCACCCGCGGCGAGAACGGCCCCGTGCGCAGCCGCACGTAGCTGTTCCAGGTCGGCGCCCAGATCGGCGTCAGCGCCCTGGCGTGCCGCAGCACGCCCGCCAGGAAAGCGTTCAGGCGATCACGGTCCACACTAGATCCGTCCAAAGCGGACAGTGACAAGTGGACGTGGCCGGAGCTGCCGCGGCCGTTCCCCTCGGCTGCGGCGTACCCGGCGGTCACGCCGTGCTCGGCAGCCGCCCGCCGCACCAGGAACTGCTGCAGGAGCGCGTCGTCGCAGGCCGCGAGCGCGTCCCGGTGCCGCAGCACGATCTCGTACTGACCAGGGTGGCATTCGGCACGCGCCGACTCGACACCGAGCCCGGCCCGCGCCAGGAGTTCGGCCGCGGTGGTGAGCACCGGCCGCAAGTTTTCCGTGCCGCCGAGTGCGTAGTCCACCGGGTGCGCGGTGAGCGGTTCACCATCGGCGCCGCGGAAGGTCACCTCGTGTTCGATGCCGACCGACGGCACCAGCCCGCGTTCCTCCAGCGCGGCCAGCTGCCGGGTGAGCACCGTGCGCGGCGCGATGTCCACGGCCGCGCCGTCCGGCCACTCGACATCACAGACCACCGCGAGCGCACCCGGCACCGGCGTCAGCGTGGCCAGATCCGGTCGCATCCGCAGATCCCCGAAGCGGCCGGCATACCGGCGCAGCGACTCGTCCAATGTAGACGGCACATCCCGGTGAACGTCCCAGACGAACACATACGAGCAGACGCCGTACCCGTTCGCCAGCACCTCGTCGGCGAAGAACCGGCCGTCCAGCTCGACTCCGGCGAACCGCGCGTGCGGATCGGGCACCAGCAGCAACACCCGTGGCACTTCGGCGAGACCGTCCGGCACGCGCGCGGCTTCGCGCCGCTGGGCCAGGCTGCGCGGCCCGGCCGGTCTCGGCGAACCGTTCACCACGCGCCCGCGGGATCGGGGCCGTGCAACGGGTTCGGCGCCCGGCCCCACCGCACGTCGAACTCGTCGTCCCGCTCGACCTTGTCGAAGCCCTCGCCCGCGAGGTGTTCGCGGTTCAGCGTCACCCGCTCGACGTCCGGCGCGAACAGCGAGCACGCGTCGAAACGCGCCGCCAGTTCGGGATTGGCCTCGCGGAACCGGTTGACCACCTCGCGCACCAGCTCCCAGAACCGCGCGCGCGGCAGCGAAAGCTCGTCCAGCAGCAGTTCCGCCCAGAACCGGAACTGGCCGGAGAACACTGAGCTGAACAACGACTGCGCGAGCAGGTGCGCGGGCCAGCGCAGCATTTCCTCGGCCGCTTCCGGCGCCAGCCGCGCGTACACGTCGACTTCTTCGTCGAGCAGGTCCACGCCCTGCGCGAAATCCTTGATCGCCACGCGGAGTGGCCTGCCGTCCTCGTCCACGATCAGGATCAGGTTCTGGCCGTGCGGGCAGAACCCCACGCCGTAACGGAGCAGCCATTGCAGCAAGGGCGTCAGCAGCAGGTCGAACACCTTGGCGCACCAGGCTTCCGCACCCAGGTCCGACCGCCGGATGAGCGTGGCGAGCACCGATTCCCCGTCCGGCCCGCGATACGGCAGCGCGGCGAAGGACAGCGCGTGCTCACCGTCGCCGACGCGTTCCCGCAGCGGTTCGCGCCAGAGCGCGCCGAGCGTTTCGTGGAACCGGTACGGCAGCTCGTCCAGCGCGCCGAACAGCGGGTGCCGGACCGAAACACTGGCCACCTCACCCAGCAGCTCGAACCGGTACTGCTCGGTGAGCAGCGGATCGGCGGCGCTGACCTCCTTGAGCCACGCGGTGATCGCCGGTCCGGCGAGCGTGGCCGCCGAGTTGAGCCCGCGGTAGACCAGCGTGTTGCGCACCGACACGGCCGTCTTCACGTCCCGGCGCTCCGGCCTGCCGATGTTCGCCAGCGTGCGAACGGTCTGGTGTGGACGGTAGTGGTCGTGCCCCGGCCCGAGGTCGATCAGCACGCCGGTGCTCAGCTCGGCGGCGTAGAGCGTGCCGACGATCTCGTCGGCCTGCCACGGGTGCACCGGCACCAGCAGGTAGTCGGCCGGATCCCCGTACTCGGTGATCTGGGCGGTGAAGTCGGCACGCAGGTCGTGGTCGAGTTCCTCGGCCAGCAGCCGTTCCTCGCTCAGTTCGCCGATGCAGCGGAACTGGGCGTGTTCGCGATGCACGGCGAACCAGCGCAGCACCACGTCCGCCCCCGACTCCGGCGAGTACCGCTCGCGGTCAGTGGCCGAGAAGCCGACACGGCCCTTGTTCAGCACCAGCCGCGGGTGCCCGGTCAGGTGCCCGTCCGCCAGGTTGTAGTCCATAGTGGACAGCACGGCCGCGCTCGGCGCGTCCGCGAGGCGGGTGGCTTCGTTGGCCACCGTGGCGGTCAGCTCGGCCAGCACGTCCGCCAGGCGCAGCCCGCTCAGCCCGAGCGCTTCCTTGGCGTCCACCACCAGCGTCCGCGGATCGTCGGCGGGCGCGGTGCGCTCGGCGATCCGCACCGCGCTGCCCGCTTGCACGGTCCACGCGTCGAACGCACCGCGGCGCGCGCGGAACTCGTACCGCGCGCCCGGCAGGTTCAGCACCCAGCCGCGGTGGCCGTCGTCCGACTCCGCGGAGTCGCCCGCGTCGGCCGGCTCGGGCCGCAGCAGGCCTTCGTAGGACAACTCCCCCAGCATCTTGTGCACGATCAGCGCTCCGGCCGCCCGCCACGCCGCGGCGGTGTCCGCCGGATCGTCGCTGGCCAGGGAAACCTGCGCGGTCTCGGTCACGAGCCCTCCAGTCCGAACTTGGTGAACGCGGTGCGTTCCGGCAACCTGTAGACCGTACGCCCGCCGAGCGCGTTGAGAATGCGGGCCGAGCGCCACGCCGCCAGCCCGAGATCGGGGGCACCGACGCCGTGGGTGTGGCGTTCGGCGTTCTGCACGAACAGCGAGCCGGTCACCTCGGGTGGCAGCGCGAGCCGGTAGTCGCGGCCGACCACCGGGCGCCCGGCGCGGTCGCGCTCGCAGTCGCCGGTGTACGGGCTCAGCGTCTCGGTGTAGCCGGTCGCGGCGACCACCGCTCCGGTGTGGACGGTCGCGCTGCTGCCCTGTTCGGCGTGCCGCAGGCGCAGTTCGATGCCGTCGTCCGCGAGCCCGGCCCCGACCACCTCCACGCCGGGCGTGAGCGTCACGTCCGGCCAGCGGCCGCCGATGCCCAGCTGGTACAGCTCGTCGTGGATGGCCGCGATCGTTTCGGCGTCGATCCCCTTGTACAGCTGCCACTGCGACGGGACGAGCCGGTCGCGCACCGGTTCGGCCAGGCCGTGGAAGTAGGCGGTGTAGTCGGGGGTGAACTGCTCGAGCCCCAGCTTCGAGTACTCCATCGGCGCGAACGACCGCGTCCGGCTCAGCCAGCGCAGGCCGTGCGGCCGGGCACGCAGCAGGTCCAGGAACACCTCGGCACCCGACTGCCCCGAACCGAGCACGGTGACCGACGGCGCGGCGAGCAGTTCTTCGCGTGCCTGGAGGTAATCCGCCGAATGCACGGCGAGCGCGCCGGGTTCGGCGACGAGTTCGCGCAGCGCTTCCGGGACCTTCGGCGAGGTGCCGACCCCGAGCACGACGTTGCGGGCCAGCACCGGATCACCTTCGGCGAAGGAGAGCGCGAACGCGTTCTCCGCGGGTTCCCAGCGCACGCCGGTCACCGTACGCCCGAACCGGCACGACGGCAGCCGCTCGCTCACCCAGCGGCAGTAGTCGTCGTACTCCGCGCGCGGGATGTGGAAGCGCTCGGCGAAGTAGAACGGGAACAGCCGGTCCTTCGCCCGCAGGTAGTTCAGAAAGGACAGTTCGCTGGTGGGGTCGACCAGCGAGACCAGGTCGGCCAGGAACGGCACCTGCAGCGTGGTGCCTTCGATGAGCAGCCCGGGATGCCAGCTGAACCCGGGGCGGCGCTCGAAGAACACCGCGTCGAGCTCCGGCACCCCGGCGGCCAGTGCGGCCAGCGACAGGTTGAACGGGCCGATCCCGACGCCCGCCAGGTCCACCGGGCCGTTCACGAAAGGACCCGCTCCTCTCCGGCGGCGGTCAGCTCCGCCGCCGTCCGCACCACCAGGTCCAGCAGCGGCCGGTAGTCCGCCGCGGTGGCCTCGGGATTGAGCAGGGTGAGCTTGAGCCAGACCTGCTCGGCGCCGCCGGGCCCGGTGGGCATGGTGGCCCGGCCGAGCACCGCGGTGCCCGCCTCCAGCAGGGTGCGGCGGACCCGCGCCACCACCTCGTCCGGCACGCGCGGGCGGAAGAGCACAGTGGACAGTGAGGGCGCGGCCCACAGGTGCAGGCCGGGATCGGCGGCGATGTCCTCGGCCACCTCGGTGGCGGTTTCGCAGCAGCGCGCCACCAGCCTGCCCAGTTCCCGGTGCCCCAGCGCGTAGAAGGTGACCGCCATCCGGAAGGCGTCCGGCCGCCGGGAGGTCCGGATCGACCGGCCGAGCAGGTCCGGCAGCCCGGCTTCGGTGTCGTCGTCGGCGTTGAGGTACTCCGCGCGCACGTTCAGCGCGCCGAGCATCCTGGCGTCGCGGCAGGCCAGCAGCCCGGCCGCGACCGGCTGCCAGCCGAACTTGTGCATGTCCAGCGCGACCGAGTCGGCCTCGGCGAGCCCCGCCAGCAGTCCGGCGTGCGCCGGGCTGAACAACGCCATCCCGCCGTACGCGGCGTCGACGTGCAGGTGCGCGCCCGCGGCCCGGCACAGCGCGGCGATTTCGGGCAGCGGATCGATTTCACCGGTGTTCGTGGTGCCCGCGGTCGCCACCACCACGGCGGGTTCGGTGAGCGCGTCCAGCGCCTCGGCGAGCGCGTCGGGACGCAGCCGGTCGCCGTCGCAGGCGACCACCACGGGCGCGGGCAGCCCGAGCACCCACGCCGCCCTGGCCACGCTGTGATGCGCGTTCGCGCCGCAGACCGGGACCACGCGGTGGCCGGGGGCGTGCTCACGCGCGAGCAGCAGGCCGAGCAGGTTCGACTCGGTGCCGCCGGTGGTCACCACGGCGTCGGGTGCGGTGTCCTCACCGGGGAAGCAGACGCGGGCCAGCGCGGCGGTGAACTCGCGTTCCAGCTCACTGGCGACCGGTGCCTGGTCCCACGAGTCCATCGAGGGGTTGAGCGCGGCGGCCACCACGTCCGCGGCCACCGACACGGCCAGCGGCGGGCAGTGCAGATGCGCGGCACACCAAGGATCCGCGGGATCGACCGAGCCCGCGGCCAGCAGCGCGCTCAGCTCGGTCAGCGCGCGCTCTGCGCCGACGCCCTCGGCCAGCAACGATCCACTGGGCAACGCGGAAGCCAGTTCGGCGGCCACCGCGGCGGGACCGCCACCCGGCGCGGGTCCGCGGCGTTCGGCGGCACCGGCCGCGAAACCCCGCAGCGCGAAGGGAATCAGCTCGGCCAGCCGTTCGTGCCCGGCCGTTCCGCCGGCCAGTGCCGGACCCGGTTCCCCGCGCGAGTTCGCCACCCGTCCTCCTTAGGTTTGCCTACCCTGAACCAGGGTACGGACCACCGCTTCCCGCTTCATCATGTGGGTGGCCGGGCGCGTGGCGGTTCCACCATCCGGTCTACGCGGGCCACCGCGGGGTAGATTCGCCCGCGGAGGTGACGATCTTGCCGGTTCGGTTGCTGGGCGCGGTCACGCTCGGCGGGGCACTCGGCAGCCTCGCCCGATTCGGCCTGTCCGTGCTGTTTCCGCACCCGCCGGGCGGTTTCGCGGTGTCCACAATGCTCGTGAACGTGACCGGCTGCCTGCTCATCGGCGTGTTGTACACGGCAACCGACCACCCGTTGTGGCGGGCTTTCCTCGGTGTCGGCGTGCTCGGCGGCTACACCACGTATTCGACGGCGGTGCTCGACGCGCTGCAAGCCGGGCAAACCGGACACGCATTGCCCGCGCTGGCTTACACCTTCGGCACGCTGGTCGCCTGCCTGCTGGCCGTGGTGGCCGGAATGCGCCTGTTCACCCGATCGGGCGAGCGATGACCGCGCTGCTCGTTGCCGTCGGTGGCGCGGCCGGTGCGGTGCTGCGGTATCTCGTGCACCGGCTCTGGGCGTCGCGCACGGCGTTCCCGTGGGCGACGTTCGCGGTGAACGTGGCCGGTTCGGCGTTGCTCGGCCTGCTCACCGGGGTCACCGGCGCGGCGCAGGCGCTGCTCGCGGTCGGCCTGTGCGGGGCGCTCACCACGTACTCGACCTTCGGTTTCGAAACCGTCGAGCTGATCAACCGGGGCCAGGCACCGCGGGCGGTGGGCTACGTGGCGGCGACGATGGTCGCCGGTTTCGGCGCCGCCGCGCTCACCCTCCACCTGCGGTGAGGCCCCAGCGAGGTCAGCGCGGGCGCAGTGCCCTGACCTGTTCGAACGGGTCGCCGCCGGTGGGCAGCAGGGCGATCACCGGTGTGGTCAGCCCGTTGTCCACATAGGACTGGACGCGCTCGCGGCAGGCTTCCGGGCTGCCGTGCACGATCAGGTCGTCGACCACCTCGTCCGGGATCGCCGCGTTCGCCGCCTTCCGGTCGCCGGCGGCCCACGCCTGGTGCATCGGGGCCAGGATCTCCTCGCGCCCCAGCCAGTCGTGGAACTTCGCGTACACCGGCACGGTCAGGTAACTGCTGATCAGCAGGCGGCCAAGGCCGCGGGCGGCCTCGGCGTCCTCGGTGGGGCAGACGAAGATCCGCGCGGCCAGTTCCGGCTCCGGGCCGAGCACCTCGCGCACCTTCGGCACGTCCGCGGGCGCGAGCCAGTTCGTGATGGCGCCGTCGGCTTCCTTCGCGGCCAGCTTCAGCATGCCGGGCCGCAGCGCCGCCAGCATGATCGGCGGCGCGGGGTCCGGGATGCGCTCCAGCCGGAACTTGCTGACCGAGAACGTCGGGTACTTCTCGGTCACCTTCTCCCCCGCCAGCGCGGCACGCAGGAAGCGCAGCGTGTCCCGCGTCCGCGCGAACGGCTCGCTGAACTCGGCGGCGTTCCAGCCCTCCACGATCACCGGCGACGACGTGCCGATGCCGAGCACGAACCGGCCCGGCGCGCATTCGGCCAGCGTCGCCGCGCTCATCGCGAGCAGGCCGGGGCCACGCGTGTACACCGGCACGATCGCGGTGCCCAGCCGCAGCGAAGGCGCCCACTGCGAGGCCAGCAGCAGTGGCGAGAACGCGTCGGTACCGGCGGTTTCGGCGGACCAGGCGTCGGTGTAGCCGAGGTCCGGCAACTCCTGCACCAGTTCGCGGTGCGCGGCGAGCGGCACCCCGGTGAACGGGATCGTGATGCCCCAGCGGTTGGTCACGCGTTGTTCTCCTCTCGATGGGAGTTCAGCTCCCGGTGCAGCCAGCCGACCTGGAGGCGGAGCAGGTTCTCCGCCACGTCCTCGGCCTGCGGGGTCATGTGCGTCGCACCGGCCAGCGGCAGGAAGGTGTGCGGGCGCCCGGCCGCGAGCAGCGCCGAAGACAACCTCAGCGTGTGCGCCACAAAAACGTTGTCGTCAGCGAGCCCGTGCACCAGCAGCAGCGCCCGCCGCAGCTCACCGGCGTCGGCGAGCAGCGAGTTCCGTTCGTAGCACTCGGCATCCTGCTGCGGCGTGCCCAGGTAGCGCTCGGTGTAGTGCGTGTCGTACAGCGACCAGTCGGTGACCGGCGCGCCCGCGACCGCCGCGTGGAACACGTCCGGCCGCCGCAGCACCGCCAGCGCCGACAGGTAACCGCCGTACGACCAGCCGCGGATGCCCACCCGGCCGAGATCGAGCGCCGGGTGGTCGGCGGCCGCCGCGAGCAGTGCGTCCACCTGGTCGGCCAGGGTGACCCCGGCGAGGTCGCGCGAGATCTCCTTCTCCCACGCGGGACCACGTCCCGGCGTGCCGCGGCCGTCGGCGATCAGCACGGCGAAGCCCTGGTCCGCCAGCCACTGCGGGTTCAGGAAGGCGTTGCGGCTCTGCAGCACGCGCTGCGCGTGCGGACCGCCGTAGGGATCGAGCAGCACCGGTAGCTTGCCCTGCTCGGGGCGGTACCCGGTGGGCAGCAGCAGCGCCGCGCGCAGCCCGCGCTCCCCCAGCGTCAGCCAGGCCGGGTTCGGCTCCAGCCCGGGGTCCACAGTGGACGAAACCACCTTCGCCACCGGCTGCGCGTCGCTGAGCACGGTCACCTCGGGCCCGCTGTGCTCCAGGCTCCACGAGGACAGCACGGTCACCGCGGCCGAACCGGCACCGATGTGCACACCGTCCGAAAGGGACAGTCGCTCCACCCGGCCGCCGTTGGTGCGGTAGACGTGGATCTGCGTCGGGTCCGCGGCCGAGGCGCTGAACAGCACCTCGTCGCCGGCGTGCAGCACCGAGCGCACCTGGAGCCCCGGCTCGGTGACCGCGTGGTTGTCCACGAACAGGCGGTAGGTGTCGTCGGCGACGCCGACCCGGACCAGCCTGCCGTCGCTGGTCCACGCCGGCGAACCGGGCACCAGCTCGACCCAGTGCTCGTCGGTTTCCGCGTGCAGCAGGTAGGTCGAGCCGTCGCTGGTGTCCACCGAGCGGATCTCCAGCCGCCGCTGGTCGCGCGGCTGCACCGCGATCAGCGGCGGGCCGCCCGCCGACCAGTGCACCGCGGCCAGGTACTCCCAGTCCCCGCGCTCGACGTCCACCCGGCTGCCGTCCAGCCCGATGACCGACAGCGAAACGTCCACATTGGCCGATCCGGCGGCCGGGTAGGCCACGGTGTGCCCGCCGGTGTCCGGGCGCGCGGGATCGGCGATGGTCCAGCGGGGCACCGCGCTGCTGTCGCTGCGCTCCACCAGCAGCCGGTCGCCGCCGGGCGACCACCAGTACCCGCGGGCGCGGCCCATCTCCTCGGCCGCGATGAACTCGGCGAGCCCCCAGGCGATGTGCTCGCCCGGCTCGTCCACCAGCACCCGGTCCTCGCCGGTGGCCAGGTCCGCCACCCGCAGCCGCCGGTCGCGCACGTAGGCCACGTGCGTGCCGCCGGGGTTGGGACGCGGGTCGATCACCGCGGTGTCCACCAGCGTGGTGATCTCGCCGGAGCCGAGGTCGACGGTGTGCAGCTTGCCGGACAGGCTGAAGGTGGCCAGGCGGAAGGCCGCGTCGACGGCGTACCCGACCACCCCGGCCGACGTCTCGCGGCTGCGTTCGCGGCGGGCCCGCTCCTCCGGCGGCAGGTCCTCCTCGCCGGGCAGCAGCACGGCGGCGTCGACCACCTTGGTCTCGGTGCCGGTGCCCAGGTCGAGGTGCCACAGGCTGGTGCGCCGGTCGACCCCGGACTCGGCGCGCAGGAACAGCACGCGGGTGCCGTCCGGGGAGATCCGGAACTCCTTGGGCGCGCCCAGGGTGAACCGCTGGGTGCGGGCCTGCTTCCGGAGAAAGGAGACGTCGTCACTCACGGGCAGCAACTCTGTCAGACCCACCGGCGGTTGGCTACGGCACCGCTTTCGCCGCTTCCAGCTCGGCCAGCTGGGCCGCCACGTCGTACCCCGGGTCCGGGTAGGCCGGCGCCAGCTCGCGCAAGGTCTCCAGCAGCAGCGTGGCCACCGCCCAGTTCCGGTACCACTTGCGGTCGGCGGGCACCACGTACCACGGCGCGGCGGCGGTGCTGGTCTGCCGCAGCACGCCGCGGTAGGCGCGCTGGTAGTCGTGCCAGCGCTCGCGGGCTTCGAGGTCGGCCGGGGTGTACTTCCAGCGCTTGGCCGGGTCGAGCAGGCGGGCACGCAGGCGCCGCAGCTGTTCCTCCGGGGAGATGTGCAGGAACACCTTGACCAGCGTGGTGCCGGTGTCGGCCAGCTCCCGTTCGAAGGCGTTGATCTCGCGGTACCGCTGCTTGAGCTCCGGCCCGGCGAGCTGCCCGAGCACGCGCGGCACCAGCACGTCCTCGTAGTGCGAGCGGTCGAACACCCCGATCTGCCCGGGATCAGGGAGCGCCTTGCGGACCCGCCAGAGGAAGTGGTGCCGCCGTTCGGCCGCGGTCGGCTTCTTGAACGCCTGGTACCGCACGCCCTGCGGATTGACCATGCCGAGCACGTGGCGGACCGTGCCGCCCTTGCCGGAGGTGTCCATGCCCTGCAGCACCAGCAGCACGCGGCGGTCGCTCTCGGCGAACAGCCGCTCCTGCAGCTCGTCCAGTTCGGCCCCGAGCTCGGGCAGCTCGCCGAGCGCCTTGCTCTTCTTGGCGGGCCCGGCCGGCCGGTCGCCGGGGTCGGGCAGGCCGCCGCTCACGGCCCGGAACACCTCACGCGCGGTCATCCGGCGACCCTAGAACAGTGATCACCCGCACGCAGCGGTGCTCACCCGGCGAGGTCACAACGAATCGCGGTCCAGAGCGGCCAACTGCGCAACGAACGCCGGGCAGAAGCAATGATTTCCGGATGAAGAGTCCGCGAGCAGGACCTAACCTGATCGCATGACGACCTCCGCCGCCGAAACCTCCGCCGCCGAGTACGTGGCCCTCGACGAGCACTGGGGCACGCACAACTACCACCCCCTGCCCGTGGTCATCACCGAAGGCGATGGCGCCTGGGTCACCGACGTCGAAGGCAAGCGGTACCTCGACTTCCTGGCCGGGTACTCCGCGCTCAACTTCGGGCACCGGCACCCCGCGCTGGTCGCCGCGGCCACCGAGCAGCTGAACCGGGTCACGCTCACCTCGCGGGCCTTCCACCACGACCAGTTGGGGCCGTTCTGCCGGGAGCTGGCCGAGCTGACCGGCACCGAGATGGTGCTGCCGATGAACTCCGGCGCCGAGGCGGTGGAGTCCGCGGTCAAGGTCGCCCGCAAGTGGGCCTACCAGGTCAAGGGCGTGCCGGACGGCCAGGCGCAGATCGTGGTGGCCGGGTCCAACTTCCACGGCCGCACCACCACCATCGTCTCCTTCTCCACCGACGAGACCGCGCGCGCCGACTTCGGCCCGTTCACCCCTGGGTTCGTCACCGTGCCCTACGGCGACGCCGAGGCGCTGCGCGCGGCCATCGGCCCGAACACCGCGGCCGTGCTGCTCGAACCGATCCAGGGCGAGGCCGGGGTGATCGTGCCGCCGGAGGGTTACCTCGCCGAGGCGCGGCGGCTGTGCGACGAGACCGGCACGCTGCTGATCGCCGACGAGATCCAGTCCGGCTTGGCGCGCACCGGCACGCTGCTGGCGCTGGAGCACGAGAACGTGCGTGCCGACGTGTACACGCTCGGCAAGGCGCTCGGCGGCGGCATTCTGCCGGTGTCCGCGGTGGTCGGGTCGCGTGACGTGCTCGGCGTGCTGCGTCCCGGTGAGCACGGGTCCACCTTCGGCGGCAACCCGCTCGCGTGCGCGGTCGGGCGCGGGGTGATCCGGCTGCTGGCCACCGGCGAGTTCCAGCAGCGTTCTGCCGAACTGGGCGCGCACCTGCACGAGCGGCTGGCGAAGCTGGTCGGCAACGGGCTGTCCGCGGTCCGCGGGCGCGGGCTGTGGGCGGGTGTGGACATCGCGCCCGGCGGCCCGACCGGGCGCGAGGCCTCGCAGGCACTGGCCGGGCTCGGCGTGCTGTGCAAGGAAACCCACGGGCACACGCTGCGCCTGGCGCCGCCGCTGGTGATCGAACAGGACGAACTGGACCGTGGCATCGAGGCGCTGGCCGAGGTGATCGGCGCGCGGTAGCCCCGATCTGGTTAGCTCCCTCCCAGCAGCGGGCGGAGGGAGCCAGCCATGGTCAGCGGACGGCGGGAAGCAGCGGAGCTGCGAGTGATCCAGGACCCGGACGAGGTCCGGGCACAGGGAAAGGCGTTGCGCGAGGCGACGCCGCCCGCCGCGCACGACCACGAGGCGGCCGGGCCGCGGCGGCCCGGCGTGCTGGAGTTCATCGGCACCAGCAACGCCGGGCGGCTGCCGTCGCTGGTGCCGCTGCGGATGGGCCGGATGGTCTCCTCGCCG
Coding sequences within:
- a CDS encoding fluoride efflux transporter FluC, with amino-acid sequence MTALLVAVGGAAGAVLRYLVHRLWASRTAFPWATFAVNVAGSALLGLLTGVTGAAQALLAVGLCGALTTYSTFGFETVELINRGQAPRAVGYVAATMVAGFGAAALTLHLR
- a CDS encoding LLM class F420-dependent oxidoreductase; protein product: MTNRWGITIPFTGVPLAAHRELVQELPDLGYTDAWSAETAGTDAFSPLLLASQWAPSLRLGTAIVPVYTRGPGLLAMSAATLAECAPGRFVLGIGTSSPVIVEGWNAAEFSEPFARTRDTLRFLRAALAGEKVTEKYPTFSVSKFRLERIPDPAPPIMLAALRPGMLKLAAKEADGAITNWLAPADVPKVREVLGPEPELAARIFVCPTEDAEAARGLGRLLISSYLTVPVYAKFHDWLGREEILAPMHQAWAAGDRKAANAAIPDEVVDDLIVHGSPEACRERVQSYVDNGLTTPVIALLPTGGDPFEQVRALRPR
- a CDS encoding S9 family peptidase — its product is MSDDVSFLRKQARTQRFTLGAPKEFRISPDGTRVLFLRAESGVDRRTSLWHLDLGTGTETKVVDAAVLLPGEEDLPPEERARRERSRETSAGVVGYAVDAAFRLATFSLSGKLHTVDLGSGEITTLVDTAVIDPRPNPGGTHVAYVRDRRLRVADLATGEDRVLVDEPGEHIAWGLAEFIAAEEMGRARGYWWSPGGDRLLVERSDSSAVPRWTIADPARPDTGGHTVAYPAAGSANVDVSLSVIGLDGSRVDVERGDWEYLAAVHWSAGGPPLIAVQPRDQRRLEIRSVDTSDGSTYLLHAETDEHWVELVPGSPAWTSDGRLVRVGVADDTYRLFVDNHAVTEPGLQVRSVLHAGDEVLFSASAADPTQIHVYRTNGGRVERLSLSDGVHIGAGSAAVTVLSSWSLEHSGPEVTVLSDAQPVAKVVSSTVDPGLEPNPAWLTLGERGLRAALLLPTGYRPEQGKLPVLLDPYGGPHAQRVLQSRNAFLNPQWLADQGFAVLIADGRGTPGRGPAWEKEISRDLAGVTLADQVDALLAAAADHPALDLGRVGIRGWSYGGYLSALAVLRRPDVFHAAVAGAPVTDWSLYDTHYTERYLGTPQQDAECYERNSLLADAGELRRALLLVHGLADDNVFVAHTLRLSSALLAAGRPHTFLPLAGATHMTPQAEDVAENLLRLQVGWLHRELNSHREENNA
- a CDS encoding PPK2 family polyphosphate kinase, encoding MTAREVFRAVSGGLPDPGDRPAGPAKKSKALGELPELGAELDELQERLFAESDRRVLLVLQGMDTSGKGGTVRHVLGMVNPQGVRYQAFKKPTAAERRHHFLWRVRKALPDPGQIGVFDRSHYEDVLVPRVLGQLAGPELKQRYREINAFERELADTGTTLVKVFLHISPEEQLRRLRARLLDPAKRWKYTPADLEARERWHDYQRAYRGVLRQTSTAAAPWYVVPADRKWYRNWAVATLLLETLRELAPAYPDPGYDVAAQLAELEAAKAVP
- the rocD gene encoding ornithine--oxo-acid transaminase; the encoded protein is MTTSAAETSAAEYVALDEHWGTHNYHPLPVVITEGDGAWVTDVEGKRYLDFLAGYSALNFGHRHPALVAAATEQLNRVTLTSRAFHHDQLGPFCRELAELTGTEMVLPMNSGAEAVESAVKVARKWAYQVKGVPDGQAQIVVAGSNFHGRTTTIVSFSTDETARADFGPFTPGFVTVPYGDAEALRAAIGPNTAAVLLEPIQGEAGVIVPPEGYLAEARRLCDETGTLLIADEIQSGLARTGTLLALEHENVRADVYTLGKALGGGILPVSAVVGSRDVLGVLRPGEHGSTFGGNPLACAVGRGVIRLLATGEFQQRSAELGAHLHERLAKLVGNGLSAVRGRGLWAGVDIAPGGPTGREASQALAGLGVLCKETHGHTLRLAPPLVIEQDELDRGIEALAEVIGAR